In Streptomyces longhuiensis, the following proteins share a genomic window:
- a CDS encoding YhjD/YihY/BrkB family envelope integrity protein, protein MGFDRSMALASSALTALVPLSILIGAVLSNFVNYDAAERIIKRYNLTGAGATAVNSLFSPAEATSASVGIFGVVFLTISVLSFARAAQRLFEQAWELKPLSVRNTRNGLWWILTLGGYMLVSTLLSALFARGALRLAASVCGVLVTVAFLVWSGRILSAKRISWPDLLPFGVTAAVLTTAYSVGAAIYMPHLFNSYAARYGVVGAVFAMISALFAVMLVLVASAALGREVQDELNRIRQGHRPSDHEVRRQWDSVVEHTRSRWRKAREQVSYRRIKGSNH, encoded by the coding sequence GTGGGTTTCGACCGCTCGATGGCCCTGGCGTCCAGTGCTCTGACGGCATTGGTCCCGCTCTCCATCCTCATTGGCGCTGTCTTGAGCAACTTCGTCAACTACGACGCCGCAGAGCGGATCATCAAGCGCTACAACCTCACCGGAGCAGGCGCCACGGCAGTCAACTCGCTGTTCTCTCCTGCCGAAGCGACCAGCGCAAGCGTGGGCATCTTCGGGGTCGTATTTCTGACGATCTCGGTGCTGAGTTTCGCGCGAGCCGCACAGCGACTCTTCGAACAGGCATGGGAACTCAAGCCCCTCAGCGTGCGCAACACGCGCAACGGCTTGTGGTGGATCCTCACTCTCGGTGGCTACATGTTGGTCAGCACGTTGCTGTCCGCGCTCTTTGCCCGGGGTGCGCTGCGTCTGGCCGCTTCGGTGTGTGGGGTACTGGTGACCGTTGCATTCCTCGTCTGGAGCGGCCGGATCCTGTCGGCGAAGCGGATCAGCTGGCCGGACCTCCTTCCCTTCGGTGTCACAGCCGCCGTCCTGACGACGGCCTATTCAGTGGGCGCAGCCATCTACATGCCGCATCTCTTCAACTCCTACGCAGCACGCTACGGGGTGGTCGGTGCTGTCTTCGCGATGATCTCCGCCCTCTTCGCAGTCATGCTGGTCCTGGTTGCATCGGCGGCACTGGGACGAGAAGTACAAGACGAGCTCAACCGGATCCGTCAGGGTCACCGCCCTTCCGACCATGAGGTCCGCCGGCAGTGGGACAGCGTGGTCGAGCACACTCGGTCACGGTGGCGCAAGGCACGGGAACAGGTCTCGTATCGTCGGATCAAGGGATCGAACCATTGA
- a CDS encoding DUF5959 family protein, which produces MHSSQGDDRSVLADEGATMGDIAPGELISLADDEGNSVTVNVLGRDFRWSAGLEAEIMVRTPFVSGRINLVLSTSKLESWAAALNLLDADEDVVWMEWDRGPSISIQLTGERDCPEVIVEDESGSMVTVRVPLVPPDDWIADHRQRLHQVMNHWVPMLSE; this is translated from the coding sequence ATGCACTCCTCGCAGGGCGACGATCGCTCGGTACTCGCCGATGAAGGGGCAACTATGGGCGACATCGCTCCGGGGGAGCTCATCTCCCTCGCCGACGACGAGGGGAACAGCGTCACCGTCAACGTTCTGGGGCGTGATTTCAGATGGTCCGCCGGGCTGGAGGCCGAGATCATGGTCAGGACACCGTTCGTGTCCGGCCGTATCAACCTGGTGCTGTCAACCTCGAAGCTCGAAAGCTGGGCAGCTGCGTTGAACCTGCTCGACGCCGACGAGGACGTCGTCTGGATGGAGTGGGACAGAGGGCCGTCCATCTCCATCCAACTCACCGGCGAGCGTGACTGTCCGGAGGTGATCGTGGAGGACGAGTCGGGGTCCATGGTCACCGTGCGGGTGCCGCTCGTGCCGCCGGACGACTGGATCGCTGACCACCGGCAACGCCTGCACCAGGTGATGAATCACTGGGTTCCGATGCTGTCAGAGTAG
- a CDS encoding GAP family protein, which translates to MLLAKGAGHAAGGALGTVPRGNSAASWAWSLEGEPVLIQAIGAVLPAALAVALSPFPLIGIVLILAGRQGRRNGLLFTAGWIAGLGIVATLVVVVFGGADDPESPSSAIADWGRVLAGVALIVLGARKWWQRPGVGDETETPRWMASLEDVSALRALLLGALLSGANPKNLVLTASAATSIVEAGAHNGDLTVAVTVFVLVGSCTVLGAVIIHLLGGQRAASFLDNVRQFMITNSAVITTIVLLLLGASILGDGLTGLGR; encoded by the coding sequence ATGCTCTTGGCGAAAGGTGCTGGTCATGCCGCAGGTGGTGCGCTCGGTACTGTCCCGAGAGGGAACTCCGCAGCGTCCTGGGCGTGGAGCTTGGAAGGGGAACCAGTGCTGATCCAGGCAATTGGAGCAGTGCTGCCGGCAGCGCTCGCGGTTGCCCTCAGCCCTTTCCCTCTGATCGGGATCGTGCTGATCCTGGCCGGCCGACAGGGCCGACGCAACGGCCTGCTGTTCACGGCCGGGTGGATCGCCGGGCTCGGGATCGTGGCAACGCTCGTGGTGGTCGTGTTCGGTGGAGCCGACGACCCAGAAAGCCCCTCGTCAGCGATCGCAGACTGGGGACGGGTACTCGCCGGAGTGGCCCTCATCGTGCTCGGGGCGCGCAAATGGTGGCAGCGTCCAGGCGTCGGCGACGAGACCGAGACGCCACGCTGGATGGCGTCACTCGAAGACGTCTCGGCCCTGCGGGCGCTGCTCCTCGGTGCGCTGCTGTCAGGCGCCAACCCGAAGAACCTCGTCCTGACGGCCTCGGCGGCCACGTCGATCGTCGAAGCGGGGGCTCACAACGGCGATCTCACTGTGGCCGTCACTGTGTTCGTTCTCGTCGGATCCTGCACCGTCCTCGGCGCCGTCATCATCCATCTCCTCGGCGGACAACGCGCGGCGTCGTTCCTGGACAATGTCAGGCAATTCATGATCACCAACAGCGCCGTGATCACCACGATCGTGCTCCTTCTCCTGGGCGCCAGCATCCTGGGCGACGGACTCACCGGACTTGGTCGGTGA
- a CDS encoding DUF6003 family protein produces the protein MADDAYLFLLSDRHPRLGAALAAVGLLECAETPAVHGWLQAHDVSATSEQVRVLPSEAQTLIPPDVERLPVPLSEEETLRVQQECAPQSITDVEAELLEFRDVTQDWQALVHRALTAGIPASRIAQLTGLDPQEVGRLSV, from the coding sequence ATGGCCGATGACGCGTACTTGTTCTTGCTCTCCGACCGGCATCCGCGGTTGGGGGCTGCTCTTGCTGCCGTGGGCCTTCTGGAATGTGCGGAGACGCCGGCCGTGCACGGCTGGTTGCAGGCCCACGACGTATCAGCGACCTCCGAGCAGGTTCGGGTTCTTCCCTCCGAGGCGCAAACCCTGATCCCTCCGGACGTAGAGCGCTTGCCGGTTCCGTTGAGCGAGGAAGAGACGCTGAGGGTCCAACAGGAGTGTGCGCCCCAGTCCATCACGGACGTGGAGGCGGAGCTGCTGGAGTTCCGGGATGTCACGCAGGACTGGCAGGCTCTGGTCCACCGGGCCTTGACTGCCGGCATTCCCGCGTCGCGTATCGCTCAGCTGACCGGTTTGGACCCACAAGAAGTTGGCCGTCTCAGCGTGTGA
- a CDS encoding SpoIIE family protein phosphatase produces MDVQERPAWTDGQAWRRPLGLVRSRLRVRSIAGQVFLWQVAAVVLLIASALAALVLQARYYSTTDAEHRTRTAAIALAESPGIAKALGGRDPTATLQPIAERARKSAGFDYVVFTDPRGIRYTSPIPGLIGKHIYGPYLRARNGPYTSSFTNPLAHIVDTTAPVRSQGGHVAGYVSVGITVARVNHGVIGQLPIVFGGAAAALCLGMGGAVLVRRRLHRQTHGLDPAEMTRLYEEADRARARLQLLYDAGGRVGTTLDVKRTVQELADVAVPRFADFVTVELADPVLHGDEPSPDTGAAGGLALRRTAVSGIRDDAPLYPMGSVVSFLPTTPEGMGLVTGRPVVAADLRRARAWRERDPANSDSLLAYGIHSLLSAPLRARGLNLGMVNFWRAGASEPFGDDDLSFAEELVARAGISVDNARRFTREHTMAEVLQRSLLPRGLPEQSALDAASRYGPIWQGVGGDWFDVIPLPGFRVALVVGDVVGHGLHAAATMGRLRTAVDNFSTLDLAPDELIARLDDLVTSLDQPGADDEQGTEVTGATCLYAIYDPVSGRCTMARAGHPAPALVGPDGGVEFADLPAGPPLGVGGLPFEAVELQLEAGTGLVLYTNGLIYSRERDVEEGLAALRAALRDASGDSPEGMCDAVFRALVPPQPKDDVALLVGRTRLFASDQIAEWELPNDPSAVSRIRSECVGQLSDWGLESLAFTTELILSELITNAIRYGRPPVRVRLLRDEGLVCEISDHSSTSPHLRYAATTDEGGRGLFLVAQLAKRWGTRYTALGKVIWAEQSLTVRPDQLGDALIG; encoded by the coding sequence ATGGACGTACAGGAACGGCCCGCATGGACGGACGGTCAGGCGTGGCGCCGTCCGCTCGGGCTCGTGCGCTCGCGGTTGCGGGTGCGCAGCATCGCGGGGCAGGTGTTCCTGTGGCAGGTCGCTGCCGTGGTGCTCCTGATCGCCTCCGCGCTGGCGGCGCTCGTCCTGCAGGCCCGGTACTACAGCACGACCGACGCCGAGCACCGCACCCGTACCGCAGCCATCGCGCTGGCGGAGTCTCCAGGAATCGCGAAAGCTCTGGGCGGCCGCGATCCAACGGCGACGCTGCAGCCCATCGCCGAACGGGCTCGCAAGAGCGCCGGTTTCGACTATGTCGTGTTCACCGACCCGCGGGGGATCCGTTACACCTCGCCCATCCCGGGTCTCATCGGGAAGCACATCTACGGCCCGTACCTGCGAGCTCGGAACGGCCCGTACACCAGCAGCTTCACCAACCCTCTGGCACACATCGTGGACACCACCGCGCCGGTCCGCAGCCAGGGTGGACACGTAGCCGGGTACGTTTCGGTGGGCATCACCGTCGCGCGGGTGAACCACGGGGTGATCGGCCAGCTGCCAATCGTGTTCGGTGGCGCGGCGGCCGCGCTCTGCCTGGGCATGGGCGGAGCGGTGCTGGTCCGGCGGCGGCTGCACCGCCAGACGCACGGCCTGGACCCGGCCGAAATGACGCGCTTGTACGAGGAGGCCGACCGGGCGCGGGCCCGCCTGCAGCTCCTGTACGACGCCGGCGGGCGGGTCGGCACCACGCTGGACGTGAAGCGGACCGTGCAGGAGCTGGCGGACGTGGCCGTCCCCCGCTTCGCGGATTTCGTCACGGTCGAGCTGGCAGACCCCGTACTGCACGGCGATGAGCCGTCCCCGGACACGGGCGCGGCCGGGGGCCTGGCGCTCCGCCGCACGGCCGTGAGCGGCATCCGGGACGATGCGCCCCTCTATCCGATGGGATCGGTGGTCAGTTTCCTGCCGACGACCCCCGAAGGCATGGGCCTGGTGACGGGACGTCCTGTCGTCGCCGCCGATCTGCGCCGGGCCCGTGCCTGGCGGGAGCGTGACCCGGCGAATTCCGACAGCCTCCTCGCCTACGGCATCCACTCGCTGCTTTCCGCGCCCCTGCGTGCGCGGGGCCTGAACCTCGGCATGGTCAACTTCTGGCGCGCGGGAGCCTCCGAGCCGTTCGGGGACGACGACCTCTCCTTCGCCGAGGAGTTGGTCGCCCGCGCCGGGATCTCCGTGGACAACGCCCGCCGCTTCACTCGCGAGCACACGATGGCCGAGGTGCTCCAGCGCAGCCTGCTGCCGCGCGGCCTGCCCGAACAGAGCGCCCTGGACGCGGCCTCCCGCTACGGCCCGATATGGCAGGGAGTGGGCGGAGACTGGTTCGACGTCATCCCGCTCCCGGGGTTCCGGGTGGCGCTTGTCGTCGGTGACGTCGTCGGCCATGGCCTGCACGCGGCGGCCACCATGGGCCGCCTGCGGACCGCGGTCGACAACTTCTCCACCCTTGACCTGGCACCCGACGAGCTGATCGCTCGCCTCGACGACCTCGTCACCAGCCTCGACCAGCCAGGTGCCGATGACGAGCAGGGCACAGAGGTCACCGGAGCCACTTGCCTCTATGCGATCTATGATCCGGTCTCCGGGCGCTGCACGATGGCGCGGGCGGGCCACCCGGCGCCTGCTCTCGTGGGGCCTGACGGCGGCGTGGAGTTCGCCGACCTGCCTGCGGGGCCGCCGCTCGGCGTGGGCGGTCTGCCGTTCGAGGCGGTGGAGCTGCAGCTGGAGGCTGGAACCGGGCTCGTCCTCTACACGAACGGGCTCATCTACAGCCGCGAGCGTGACGTGGAGGAGGGGCTCGCCGCGTTGCGCGCCGCGCTGCGGGACGCGAGCGGCGACTCCCCGGAAGGCATGTGTGACGCGGTCTTTCGTGCGCTCGTTCCACCGCAGCCAAAGGACGACGTCGCCCTTCTCGTCGGGCGCACGCGCCTGTTCGCGTCCGACCAGATCGCCGAGTGGGAGCTTCCCAATGATCCGTCCGCCGTCTCGCGGATCCGGTCCGAGTGTGTCGGGCAGCTCTCGGACTGGGGGCTGGAGAGCCTCGCCTTCACCACCGAGCTGATCCTCAGCGAGCTGATCACCAATGCGATTCGCTACGGCAGGCCGCCGGTCCGCGTCCGCCTGTTGCGCGACGAGGGCCTGGTCTGCGAGATCTCAGATCACAGCAGCACCTCACCGCACCTGCGGTACGCCGCGACGACGGACGAGGGCGGCCGGGGGCTGTTCCTGGTCGCTCAACTGGCCAAGCGGTGGGGGACCAGGTACACGGCGCTGGGTAAGGTCATCTGGGCCGAGCAGTCGCTCACCGTCAGGCCCGACCAGCTGGGGGACGCACTGATCGGTTGA